From one Streptomyces sp. R41 genomic stretch:
- a CDS encoding glycosyltransferase family 4 protein — MLGDAISGDGTNRRALILVENLSVPFDRRVWQECTTLRDAGWEVHVICPRGEKRDTEPEAVIDGVRIHRYPLRAATGGPAGYLREYGSALWHTVRLARKVGPVDVVHACNPPDLLFLPALWLKRRGARFVFDQHDLVPELYLSRFDRGEDLLYRAVCALERRTYRAADIVLATNESYRDVALRRGGKRPADVFVVRSAPQIDRFQPVPPEPELKRGKPHLLCYLGVMGPQDGVDYALRALAKLRDEFGRSDWHAVFVGAGDAFDAMVELSRRLGLSEQVQFTGRVPDADLVRYLSTADVCLSPDPRNPLNDVSTMNKVLEYMAMGRPIVSFELREARVSAGDAALYAPANDEAEFAKLITVLLDDPEKRARMGKIGQERIGGQLSWRNSQASLLAAYAAACRDRAPVSAGGPVRTGKRPLH, encoded by the coding sequence TTGCTTGGTGACGCAATCAGCGGCGACGGGACGAACCGACGCGCGCTGATCCTGGTGGAGAACCTGTCGGTGCCGTTCGACCGGCGGGTGTGGCAGGAGTGCACGACGCTGCGCGACGCGGGCTGGGAGGTGCACGTCATCTGTCCCCGGGGGGAGAAGCGGGACACGGAGCCGGAGGCGGTGATCGACGGGGTGCGGATTCACCGCTACCCGTTGCGCGCGGCCACCGGAGGGCCGGCCGGCTACCTGCGGGAATACGGATCGGCGTTGTGGCACACGGTCCGGCTGGCCCGCAAGGTCGGCCCGGTCGACGTGGTCCACGCCTGCAACCCGCCCGACCTGCTGTTCCTGCCGGCGCTGTGGCTGAAGCGGCGCGGCGCGCGGTTCGTCTTCGACCAGCACGACCTGGTACCCGAGCTGTACCTCTCCCGGTTCGACCGCGGTGAGGATCTGCTCTACCGCGCCGTGTGCGCGCTGGAGCGGCGGACCTACCGGGCCGCGGACATCGTGCTCGCCACGAACGAGAGCTACCGGGACGTCGCGCTGCGGCGTGGCGGCAAGCGGCCGGCGGACGTTTTCGTGGTGCGCAGCGCACCCCAGATCGACCGGTTCCAACCGGTGCCGCCCGAGCCGGAGTTGAAGCGCGGCAAGCCTCATCTGCTGTGCTACCTCGGCGTCATGGGGCCTCAGGACGGTGTCGACTACGCCCTGCGGGCCCTAGCGAAGCTGCGTGACGAGTTCGGGCGGAGCGACTGGCATGCGGTGTTCGTCGGCGCCGGCGACGCCTTCGACGCGATGGTGGAACTGTCCCGGCGGCTCGGGCTCTCCGAGCAGGTTCAGTTCACCGGGCGCGTTCCGGACGCCGACCTGGTGCGCTACCTGTCCACCGCCGACGTGTGCCTCTCGCCCGACCCGCGCAATCCGCTCAACGACGTGTCGACCATGAACAAGGTCCTGGAGTACATGGCGATGGGTCGGCCGATCGTCTCGTTCGAGCTCCGGGAGGCACGGGTTTCCGCCGGTGACGCCGCCCTCTACGCGCCTGCCAACGACGAGGCGGAATTCGCCAAGCTCATCACGGTGCTTCTCGACGATCCGGAGAAGCGGGCCCGGATGGGCAAGATCGGCCAGGAGCGGATCGGCGGGCAGCTCTCCTGGCGGAACTCGCAAGCGTCGCTGCTCGCCGCATACGCCGCTGCCTGCCGGGACCGTGCTCCGGTGTCGGCGGGCGGGCCGGTCCGCACGGGGAAGAGGCCGCTCCATTGA
- a CDS encoding nucleotide sugar dehydrogenase, with the protein MRVSVLGLGYVGCVSAACLASLGHEVIGVDVNQAKVDLVNDGKAPVVEERIGELIAEVVRTGALRATGDVREAIMGSEVSLVCVGTPSEPNGSLCTTYLERVTEQIGAALAERGGRHTVVFRSTMLPGTCLNLLVPILEKYVGGTAGADFGVAVNPEFLREGTSVRDFFDPPKTVIGELDPASGDTVAALYEGLPGEVFRVPVPTAEAIKYADNAFHGLKIGFANELGAVCQALGVDSHQVMDVFLADRKLNISPAYLRPGFAFGGSCLPKDLRSLVHAAQRADVSVPILSHVLASNSDHLQRAVDLVERTGKRRVGLFGLSFKPGTDDLRESPLVELAERLFGKGYDLKIYDANVSLSRLIGANREYIESRLPHLAQLLADSVDEVLEHAEVCLVGTRDPAVVSALPHGGGPVIVDLIRLPDAEARRIEPGYMGLAW; encoded by the coding sequence ATGAGAGTCAGCGTCTTGGGGCTCGGCTACGTGGGCTGCGTGTCGGCCGCGTGCCTGGCGAGCCTTGGTCACGAGGTCATCGGGGTGGACGTGAACCAGGCGAAGGTCGACCTGGTCAACGACGGCAAGGCCCCGGTGGTCGAGGAACGGATCGGCGAGCTCATCGCCGAGGTCGTGCGGACCGGAGCGCTCCGCGCCACCGGCGACGTCCGCGAGGCGATCATGGGCAGTGAGGTGTCGCTGGTCTGCGTGGGCACGCCGTCGGAGCCCAACGGCAGCCTGTGCACTACGTACTTGGAGCGGGTCACCGAGCAGATCGGCGCCGCGCTGGCCGAACGGGGCGGGCGGCACACCGTCGTGTTCCGCAGCACCATGCTCCCGGGCACCTGCCTGAACCTGCTGGTACCGATCCTGGAGAAGTATGTCGGCGGCACGGCCGGGGCGGACTTCGGGGTCGCGGTCAACCCGGAGTTCCTGCGCGAGGGCACGAGCGTGCGGGACTTCTTCGACCCGCCCAAGACCGTGATCGGCGAGCTCGATCCGGCGAGCGGCGACACGGTGGCGGCGCTGTACGAGGGGCTGCCCGGTGAGGTGTTCCGGGTGCCGGTCCCGACCGCCGAGGCGATCAAATATGCGGACAACGCGTTCCACGGCCTCAAGATCGGCTTCGCGAACGAGCTGGGCGCGGTGTGCCAGGCGCTCGGCGTGGACTCGCACCAGGTGATGGACGTGTTCCTGGCCGACCGCAAGCTGAACATCAGCCCCGCCTACCTGCGGCCGGGCTTCGCCTTCGGCGGCTCCTGCCTGCCCAAGGACCTGCGCAGCCTGGTCCACGCGGCGCAGCGGGCCGACGTCTCGGTGCCCATCCTCTCCCACGTGCTGGCCTCCAACTCCGACCATCTGCAGCGCGCGGTGGACCTGGTCGAGCGCACCGGCAAGCGCCGGGTGGGCCTGTTCGGGCTGTCCTTCAAACCCGGCACCGACGACCTCCGCGAGAGCCCGCTCGTCGAGCTGGCGGAGAGGCTCTTCGGCAAGGGTTACGACCTCAAGATCTACGACGCCAATGTGAGCCTCTCCCGGCTGATCGGCGCGAACCGTGAGTACATCGAGAGCCGGCTGCCGCATCTCGCGCAGCTGCTCGCGGACTCCGTCGACGAGGTGCTCGAGCACGCCGAGGTGTGCCTGGTCGGGACCAGAGATCCGGCCGTCGTTTCGGCGCTGCCCCATGGCGGCGGCCCGGTGATCGTCGACCTCATCCGCCTTCCCGACGCCGAGGCGCGCCGGATAGAACCGGGGTACATGGGCCTTGCTTGGTGA
- a CDS encoding sugar transferase translates to MRQGGIVGPFPSARGRLANGAISQPATDWEQRYRRTVIISDTVATALVVAAIGDFFGARDAANWHEKWGILAFGTELLVLGALAVSRSWAPAALGQGAEEFRRLGRSLFMATVVLALGGIALTSRNIKLWIFVAIPAIALITMPTRYLLRLWLHKQRKEGRCLRPVLAAGSPDTVRDLITRTRKFPHLGWRVDGVCTADGLGLDGDQELDGVPVVGQLADVAKHVRHDGYRVVAVTPDPHWSPDRLQRLAWNLEGSDAEMIVAPVLMEVAGPRLHVDAVLGIPLLRVSMPTFTGGRRAIKGVVDRMGAAILLMLFAPLMVLVGLLVLVDSRGGAFYRQRRVGKDGREFTILKFRTMVAGAHGARTELADRNEGAGLLFKLRRDPRVTRVGAVLRRYSIDELPQLFNVLTGSMSLVGPRPPLPEESAAYGPDIRRRLLVKPGLTGLWQISGRSDLPWEEAVRLDLRYVEDWSLALDTVILWKTLRAVLHGQGAY, encoded by the coding sequence GTGCGGCAAGGGGGAATAGTCGGCCCTTTTCCGTCGGCGCGCGGGCGTCTGGCGAACGGGGCGATCAGCCAGCCGGCGACCGACTGGGAGCAGCGGTACCGCCGTACCGTGATCATCAGCGACACCGTGGCCACCGCCTTGGTGGTGGCGGCGATCGGCGACTTCTTCGGGGCCCGGGACGCGGCCAACTGGCATGAGAAGTGGGGAATTCTCGCATTCGGCACCGAGCTGCTGGTGCTGGGAGCGCTTGCGGTGAGCCGGTCGTGGGCTCCGGCCGCGCTCGGCCAGGGCGCCGAGGAATTCCGCCGGCTCGGACGCTCACTGTTCATGGCGACCGTCGTACTGGCGCTCGGCGGGATCGCCCTCACCTCGCGCAACATCAAGCTCTGGATCTTCGTCGCGATCCCCGCGATCGCGCTCATCACCATGCCCACGCGGTATCTGCTGCGCCTCTGGCTGCACAAACAGCGCAAGGAAGGACGGTGCCTGAGACCGGTGCTCGCTGCCGGGAGCCCGGACACCGTGCGCGATCTGATCACCCGAACCCGCAAGTTCCCGCATCTCGGCTGGCGGGTGGACGGGGTGTGCACGGCGGATGGTCTCGGGCTCGACGGTGATCAAGAACTGGACGGAGTGCCGGTCGTCGGCCAACTGGCGGACGTTGCCAAGCACGTTCGCCACGACGGCTACCGCGTCGTCGCGGTCACACCGGACCCGCACTGGTCACCGGACCGGCTGCAGCGGCTGGCTTGGAACCTCGAAGGCAGCGACGCCGAGATGATCGTGGCCCCCGTGCTGATGGAGGTGGCCGGCCCGCGGCTGCACGTCGACGCGGTGCTCGGGATCCCGCTGCTGCGGGTCAGCATGCCGACCTTCACCGGGGGCCGCCGGGCGATCAAAGGGGTCGTCGACCGGATGGGCGCGGCGATCCTGCTGATGCTCTTCGCGCCGCTGATGGTCCTCGTCGGGCTGCTCGTGCTGGTGGACAGCCGGGGTGGGGCGTTCTACCGCCAGCGCAGGGTCGGCAAGGACGGCCGTGAGTTCACCATTCTCAAGTTCCGCACCATGGTCGCCGGGGCTCACGGGGCCCGTACCGAGCTGGCCGACCGCAACGAGGGTGCAGGGCTGCTGTTCAAGCTCCGCCGGGATCCGCGGGTGACCCGGGTGGGAGCAGTGCTGCGCCGGTACTCGATCGACGAGCTCCCGCAGCTTTTCAACGTGCTCACCGGCTCGATGTCGCTCGTCGGTCCGCGGCCTCCGCTACCGGAGGAGTCCGCCGCGTACGGCCCGGACATCCGGCGGCGGCTGCTGGTCAAGCCCGGGCTCACCGGCCTGTGGCAGATCAGCGGGCGCAGCGATCTGCCGTGGGAGGAGGCGGTCCGCCTCGACCTGCGGTACGTGGAGGACTGGTCGCTCGCCCTCGACACAGTGATCTTGTGGAAGACGCTGCGTGCGGTGCTCCACGGGCAGGGGGCCTACTGA
- a CDS encoding TetR/AcrR family transcriptional regulator, giving the protein MRQILALRTPETVLKALAHGTRMGNEGQFTVHEAIRKALPVHETGEALWERATEAYRDALRAAARHLHTLASPPSYSVEETADLLWFWFGPTGWRTLVVDNGWSWDRAEDVLCRTAVAALY; this is encoded by the coding sequence ATGCGGCAGATACTCGCCTTGCGCACACCCGAGACGGTCCTCAAGGCGCTGGCCCATGGCACGCGCATGGGTAACGAGGGCCAGTTCACGGTGCACGAGGCCATCCGCAAGGCGCTGCCCGTTCACGAGACCGGCGAGGCGCTGTGGGAGCGGGCCACCGAGGCCTACCGCGACGCCCTCCGCGCCGCCGCCCGTCACCTGCACACCCTGGCATCGCCACCTTCGTACTCGGTGGAGGAGACGGCGGATCTGCTGTGGTTCTGGTTCGGCCCCACCGGCTGGCGCACCCTGGTGGTCGACAACGGCTGGTCGTGGGATCGGGCAGAGGACGTGCTGTGCCGAACGGCCGTCGCTGCTCTGTACTGA
- a CDS encoding DUF779 domain-containing protein, producing MNEEVPRVELTPAAADLLRRLRAVHGPLMFHQSGGCCDGSAPMCYPEGEFRTGGSDVLLAELAVEGVEEPVTFWMSKSQYEVWSHTRLIVDVVPGRGSGFSLEAPEGVRFLIRSRVVGV from the coding sequence GTGAACGAGGAAGTCCCGCGCGTGGAACTGACCCCCGCGGCCGCCGACCTGCTCCGGCGCCTGCGGGCGGTCCACGGACCGCTGATGTTCCACCAGTCCGGCGGCTGCTGTGACGGCAGCGCGCCCATGTGCTACCCCGAGGGCGAGTTCCGCACCGGCGGCTCCGACGTACTGCTCGCCGAGCTGGCGGTCGAGGGGGTCGAGGAACCGGTGACGTTCTGGATGTCGAAGAGTCAGTACGAGGTGTGGAGCCACACCCGGCTGATCGTCGATGTCGTGCCGGGCCGCGGCAGCGGCTTCTCTCTCGAGGCACCCGAAGGAGTGCGTTTTCTCATCCGTTCGCGCGTTGTCGGTGTCTAG
- a CDS encoding phosphodiester glycosidase family protein — MTRHNGRFRTALTVVAAWSALAGTALVGAAPASGAEGATGTAVAPGVEYTQLDIPAAKGVAHAHVLSVDLRNPRVRVDLLYPGAVASRAPVSQLADTRGAVAGVNGDFFNITETQHPGVEATGATVGPAIASGHELKAAVPNGQRFGPALPPGTTTEDVLGVGVDRRARLDSVALEGSVRSDEGRWPLGGLNQYALPEGSIGAFTSDWGSVSRVRATCGTDINRGAPCSTDTYEVTVEHGRVVSAANTPGSGPIAAGTTVLVGREAGAQQLRKLPVGEPVAVRHRLVAESSRIPYRFALGGYPMLVDGSPLPGLDNTTSAVRTAVGISHGGRRLLLLALDGAPEFRSGLTIAEVTEAMRKLGADDAFSLDGGGSTTMVAREPGAAAVSVLNHPSGGAERPVPNGIGVFSRP, encoded by the coding sequence GTGACACGTCACAACGGACGTTTCAGAACGGCACTGACAGTTGTCGCGGCATGGAGTGCGCTGGCCGGTACCGCCCTGGTGGGGGCGGCACCGGCCAGCGGCGCGGAGGGGGCCACGGGCACTGCCGTCGCCCCCGGCGTCGAGTACACACAGTTGGACATCCCGGCCGCCAAGGGTGTGGCGCACGCACATGTGCTGAGCGTCGATCTGCGCAATCCTCGGGTGCGGGTCGACCTTCTGTATCCCGGAGCCGTGGCGTCCCGGGCGCCCGTCTCCCAGCTGGCCGACACCCGGGGCGCCGTCGCGGGTGTCAACGGCGACTTCTTCAACATCACGGAGACCCAGCATCCGGGGGTCGAGGCGACGGGCGCGACGGTGGGCCCGGCGATCGCGAGCGGACACGAGCTCAAGGCGGCGGTGCCGAACGGCCAGCGCTTCGGGCCCGCCCTGCCGCCCGGCACGACCACCGAGGACGTGCTCGGCGTGGGCGTCGACCGCAGGGCCCGGCTGGACAGCGTGGCCCTCGAAGGCTCCGTACGCAGTGACGAGGGGCGGTGGCCTCTCGGCGGGCTCAATCAGTACGCGCTGCCGGAGGGTTCGATCGGCGCGTTCACCTCGGACTGGGGCAGCGTCTCCCGGGTGCGCGCCACCTGCGGCACGGACATCAACCGGGGCGCGCCGTGCAGTACCGACACGTACGAGGTGACGGTCGAGCACGGTCGGGTCGTGTCGGCGGCCAACACACCCGGCAGCGGCCCCATCGCTGCCGGCACCACGGTGCTGGTGGGCCGCGAGGCAGGCGCCCAGCAGTTGCGGAAGCTGCCGGTGGGCGAGCCCGTCGCGGTGCGGCACCGTCTGGTGGCGGAGTCCAGCAGGATCCCGTATCGCTTCGCGCTCGGCGGCTACCCGATGCTCGTCGACGGCTCGCCGCTCCCCGGCCTGGACAACACGACTTCGGCCGTACGGACCGCCGTGGGCATCTCGCACGGCGGACGCCGCCTGCTCCTTCTCGCCCTCGACGGCGCGCCCGAGTTCCGTAGCGGACTCACCATCGCCGAAGTGACGGAGGCCATGCGGAAGTTGGGCGCGGACGATGCCTTCAGCCTCGACGGCGGGGGCTCCACCACGATGGTCGCCCGAGAGCCGGGGGCGGCCGCCGTCAGCGTTCTCAACCACCCCAGCGGGGGCGCCGAACGCCCCGTCCCGAACGGCATCGGCGTGTTCTCACGACCGTGA
- a CDS encoding phosphatidylinositol-specific phospholipase C/glycerophosphodiester phosphodiesterase family protein, which yields MALTTRRRALTTLGAALAGSVALPATYARANEQKHGPRPLWRAHAHNDYEHPRPLFDALDHRFGSVEADIYLVGDQLLVAHDPVELDPTRTLESLYLEPLAARVKANHGAVYRGYRTPLQLLIDIKTEGSSTYLELDRHLRRYRHLFTTYAHGRVYPGPVTAVISGDRAARTPMEAQSVRRAFYDGRLADLGSAAPASFVPLISDNWTLNFTWLGDGPFPDAEREKLRGIIAAAHTRRQKVRFWATPDVAGPARDALWGELLAADVDYLNTDDLAGLEAFLDAHERTY from the coding sequence ATGGCCCTTACCACCCGCCGCAGAGCCCTCACCACCCTCGGCGCCGCCCTCGCGGGCTCCGTCGCGCTGCCCGCCACCTACGCGCGGGCGAACGAGCAGAAGCACGGCCCGCGCCCGCTGTGGCGCGCCCACGCGCACAACGACTACGAGCACCCGCGCCCCCTGTTCGACGCCCTCGACCACCGCTTCGGCAGCGTCGAGGCCGACATCTACCTGGTCGGCGATCAGCTCCTCGTCGCCCACGACCCCGTCGAACTCGACCCGACCCGCACCCTCGAATCCCTCTACCTCGAACCCCTCGCCGCCCGCGTCAAGGCCAACCACGGTGCGGTGTACCGGGGTTACCGCACGCCGCTGCAACTCCTGATCGACATCAAGACCGAGGGCTCGTCGACCTACCTCGAACTCGACCGCCATCTGCGCCGCTACCGGCACCTGTTCACGACGTACGCCCACGGTCGTGTGTACCCCGGCCCGGTCACGGCCGTGATCTCGGGTGACCGGGCCGCCCGTACGCCCATGGAGGCGCAGAGCGTACGTCGCGCCTTCTACGACGGCCGGCTCGCCGACCTCGGCAGCGCGGCACCCGCCTCCTTCGTCCCGCTGATCTCCGACAACTGGACGCTCAACTTCACCTGGCTGGGCGACGGCCCGTTCCCCGACGCCGAACGCGAGAAGCTGCGCGGCATCATCGCCGCGGCCCACACGCGCCGCCAGAAGGTCCGGTTCTGGGCGACGCCCGATGTGGCGGGCCCGGCCCGTGACGCACTGTGGGGCGAACTGCTCGCCGCCGACGTCGACTACCTGAACACCGACGACCTCGCGGGCCTAGAAGCGTTCCTCGACGCCCACGAACGGACGTACTAG
- a CDS encoding acyl-CoA dehydrogenase family protein, producing MTDLLYSEEEEALRAAVRDLLTDHCDAPGVIARTESGTAHDPALWKALSDGMGLAGLLVPESLGGQGASHREVAVVLEELGRAVAPVPYLTSAVVATEALLACEGEAAAQLLTGLASGRTIGVLAVSFATAPGVVFKAVRHENGSLHGELTGIADAAAADVLLVPAEDGALYAVNADAVTITPQVSLDLTRPVAKVTFDGARALLVTSDASAAVRRALRAGAGLLSSEQLGLADWSLTETVRYLKERKQFNRPVGGFQALKHRLAQLWLEVVNTRAAARNAADALATGGEDVDVAVAVAQAYAAPVAVHAAEEALQLHAGIGMTWEHPVHLYLKRAKADSIAYGTAGAHREALAKLVDLQAP from the coding sequence ATGACCGATCTGCTCTACTCGGAGGAGGAAGAGGCGCTGCGCGCCGCCGTCCGCGACCTCCTCACCGACCACTGCGACGCGCCGGGCGTCATCGCCCGCACGGAATCCGGCACAGCGCACGACCCCGCGCTGTGGAAGGCACTCTCGGACGGGATGGGCCTGGCGGGTCTGCTCGTGCCCGAGTCGCTGGGCGGCCAGGGCGCCTCCCACCGCGAAGTCGCCGTGGTCCTGGAGGAGCTGGGGCGCGCGGTCGCTCCCGTGCCGTATCTGACGAGCGCCGTCGTCGCTACGGAGGCGCTGCTGGCCTGCGAGGGCGAGGCGGCCGCCCAGCTGCTGACGGGGCTTGCCTCCGGCCGTACGATCGGGGTGCTCGCCGTCTCCTTCGCGACGGCTCCTGGCGTGGTGTTCAAAGCCGTACGCCATGAAAACGGTTCCCTGCACGGGGAGTTGACCGGGATCGCGGACGCGGCGGCCGCCGATGTGCTGCTGGTTCCGGCGGAGGACGGCGCGCTGTACGCGGTGAACGCGGATGCGGTGACGATCACTCCGCAGGTGTCCCTGGACCTGACCCGGCCGGTCGCGAAGGTCACCTTCGACGGGGCGCGTGCGCTGCTGGTGACCTCCGACGCCTCTGCGGCCGTACGACGTGCCCTGCGCGCCGGTGCCGGCCTCCTGTCTTCCGAGCAACTCGGCCTCGCCGACTGGTCATTGACGGAAACGGTCCGCTATCTGAAGGAGCGCAAGCAGTTCAACCGACCCGTCGGCGGCTTCCAGGCGCTCAAGCACCGGCTGGCCCAGCTGTGGCTGGAGGTCGTCAACACGCGTGCCGCGGCCCGCAATGCGGCCGACGCGCTCGCCACCGGCGGCGAGGACGTCGACGTGGCGGTCGCCGTCGCCCAGGCGTACGCGGCACCGGTCGCCGTCCATGCCGCCGAGGAGGCGCTCCAGTTGCACGCCGGGATCGGCATGACCTGGGAGCACCCCGTGCACCTGTACCTGAAGCGGGCGAAGGCGGACTCGATCGCGTACGGCACGGCGGGCGCCCACCGCGAGGCGCTGGCCAAACTGGTCGACCTCCAGGCGCCCTGA